Sequence from the Ziziphus jujuba cultivar Dongzao chromosome 9, ASM3175591v1 genome:
CccaaagggaaaaaagaaaaaagaaaaaagaaaaggctaaaatTCCTATTATaaactttgaaaaatattataaaatttttattttctatcgaAAATCTAATTTCCAGTCCCttaaaattttgacattttcaaaacaaatccttaattaattaatttctcaagCAATGTCTATCATATAAATGGTCATGTAACCTCAAGTATTTATAACGAATAATGAAACAACATTGCTCCTAATTGAATTACGctctatatgaatatatatatatatatatatatatatattatctatataagTAATAGGTCCCACCTCTCAAAATTACTGACGAACAGCAAAACAGAAGATGGATTTCTCCATACGAGCAGAAGAGTTTCCCTGGTCAAACTCACTGCATGCGTATATGGCAATGACATAATAAATTTTGCTTTGCTCCGGCTATATATGTAATAGCGCCATGAAATTAATTCACATATATTTCAAAAGCATGTGAAAAATATAGAAGTAGTAGGCTCTAGTACTACCGCTTCCATTCAACTTGTCAggctttataatatatataattctgtTCCTTACTAATAAAACTCTGTTTCTGCCATGCATGGTGGCGATGTTGAAGCTGCAGGATGTCATGAAGATGAGAGGAAAGCTCTTTTGGAGTTCAAACATGGACTTATAGATCCATCAGGCAGGCTTTCATCTTGGGTTGGAGAAGATTGCTGTAAATGGAAAGGAGTAAGCTGTCACAATAGAACCGGACGCGTGGTTCACCTCAAACTTCGCAACCCTTGTTCGAACTGCGAATGGTTTGACGACATGTTGGGAGGTAACAAGATCAGTCCTTCTTTGCTTGTTTTGAAAGATTTAAATTACTTGGACTTGAGCGGGAACTTTTTCTTCGGAACCGAAATTCCTGCCTTCCTTGGTTCTCTACGAAAACTGAGATATCTCAATCTTTCTAATTCATTTTTTGTTGGACCAATTCCTCCGAATTTCGGAAACCTCTCGTGGTTGACTCATCTCGATCTCAGTGCCTTTGATGATAAACCCGTTATCATGGGAAATCCACATCATTTGGAGTGGCTTTCCCGTCTTTCTTTTCTAAAGTACCTTAACTTGGGTGGTTTGGGGTTTTCGTATGAATATAAGGCTATGATCCAAACTCTTAATAGCCTCCCATCACTAGAGGAATTGCACTTGCATAACTGTGGCCTTTCAAGTGCCGATCttaatatttcttttgttaATTTCACATCCCTTAGGGTGCTTGACCTCTCCAACAATGACTTGAATTGCACATTACCTCACTGGGTTTTCAATCTTAAAAATCTGGTTCACCTTGACCTAAGTGGCTCCAGTCTATGTGGACAATTTCCTGATGGAATTGTTGATTCTCTTGAACACCTGGATTTGTCACACAATAGGATTGGAGGTCGCCTCTCAAGTAATTTGGGAAAGTTATGCAATCTACGGAATTTGAAACTGAGTCATAACGCCATTAGTGGTGAAATAACAGGTTTTGTCTGCATGCTCCAACAACAGCTTAGAGACACTGGACTTGGGATCCAATGCATTCATGGGAAATCTACCAGACACTTTGGGATATGTTAAGAGTCTAAAAGTTCTTCAGCTCCAGAATAACTCATTCCGAGGTTCCATTCCGGAATCCATTGGAAACTTAACGTCTGTTGAGCAAGTTTTCCGATGCAGAAATGAAAAGAGTTTCATCCCAGAAAGTATCGGACAGCTCTCCAAGCTTGTTGTGCTAGATATCTCAAACAACCCGTGGGAAGGTGTCATAACTGAAGCTCATCTCATGAATCTTTCCCGCTTGGAGGAGTTTTCTCTCGGTAATGAACTCCATAGCATTTCAGTGGTTTTCAATATAAGCTCTAATTGGATACCTCCTTTTAAACTCCGACACCTCATCATCAAATCATGCCAATTAGGTCCTAAATTTCCAACTTggcttcaaaatcaaaatcagctCATCACATTGGTACTAAAAAATGCTAGCATTTTTGACACCATACCTCATTGGTTTTTCCAATTGTATTTGCAACTTCAGACGCTAGATTTTGTTCATAATAACATTAGTGGCAGGGCGCCAAACAAATTAAGGTTTTTTCCTGGTTCAACCATGGATTTGGGTTCAAACCAATTTGATGGCCCTCTCACACTGTTTTCATCAAACATTTCCACATTGTCGTTAAATAACAATATGCTTTCTGGATCAATCCCTTCTGACATCGGCAAAGCAATGCCCATGTTAACATATTTAGATATCTCTTGGAACTCACTCAATGGAGGCATTCCATTCTCCATAGGTAATCTAACTGAATTGACATCCTTCATCATCTCTAATAATCATTTATCCGGTGAAGTTCCTGATGTGTGGAAACATAAGTTACCGTTGATAGTTTTGGATGCGTCAAACAACATGCTTTCTGGAACAATCCCCAAATCAATTAGTTTTCTACAAATGCTCACTTTTTTGCTTCTGTCTAACAACAATTTTTCTGGAGAATTTCCTTCCTGCTTGCATAATTGCTCATCGCATGTTAGTCTAGATCTTGGTGATAACAAATTTTCTGGGAAACTTCGGCCTTTGATAGGAGAAAACATGGTTGGGTTGATGAATTTACGATTAACATCCAACTTCTTCAGTGGAAACATTCCTACAGAATTTTGTGACCTTACCAGCCTTCACATCTTAGATCTATCACGCAATAATTTGTCAGGTCATATTCCACATTGCCTTGGTAATTTCGGTGAGATGAGATCCGACGACATATATTTTGTCGGATCTTCTACACTGGCATTAACTAATGGAAGCTTCAAGATAATGGCAAAAGGAAGAGAGCTAGAATATAAGTACCCCAAACTCTACCTTATTAATAGCATTGATCTATCCGATAATAACTTATCAGGGGAGATTCCTGTGCAGCTAACAAGTCTCATAGGACTGCAAACTTTGAATTTATCAGCAAATCGTTTGACAGGGAAGATTCCAGCAAACATAGGTAACTTGACAACGCTAGAAACTCTTGATCTCTCAAGAAACAAACTTTTTGGTCCAATTCCAGTCAGCATGATTTCTTTGACATTCCTGAATCATTTGAACCTCTCGTGCAACAACTTGACTGGAAAAATCCCAACAGCTAACCAGTTCTTAACCTTTGATGATCCATCAATCTATCAGGGCAATGCCGGCTTATGTGGAAAGCCTTTGGACAATGTTTGTTTGGGTAGCAGCCAATTTGGTACTCCAAGAggagagaaagaagaggaagatgGTGATGTTGGGGATAAGACTGAGAAGGTAGGCTTGTACATCAGCATTGCACTAGGCTTTATTGTGGGGTTTTGGAGTGTTTTTGGCAGCTTGATCATTAACAGGTCTTGGAGATATACCTATTTTGGGTTTGTTCAAAGAGTGAATGATACTTGTTTTGTACTGTTTCATAGAATGTTTAGAGGAAGAAATGTAGCGGATTGAGTGATGCACTGAAATCTGAGCTGTTATCCTAGATGGCATCAATCtggttttacttttatttctatttagCTTTGTCAGTTTTAAATTTCAATGATTGCCAAACGATGTGTTTTGGCTTAGACAATTAGTTTTGCTGTTTTGACCGTTTGTGGAATGTAAAGGTTATGAGCATATAGCTCAGCCTGCCATGGTTTTCGATTTCAGActgttattttgcaatttttagaTGTGTAATCTCTGTGAGAATTTTACTCAATAGAATAAAGGCCCGTAAGTCCCCTGACTTCAGGTTTCGTTAATTTTACGGTCTTTCTTCATCATTGGGATTTGGAAACAAACTCATTCACTTGCATTTTtcatgaataataatttttagtgcAATCCAGTCTTTTCTAGTAGGTATAGAAAAATTCAATCCAGTACCAGAAAAATAATACAGCAGCTAATTAATCTCCATGCACAAGTGAGTAAATTAGATTTCAGCGGTTTATCTTTATAAATGCATTAACAATAAGTTCCgatatattcatatttacattaaatttccaaattgcTCAATGTACAGTtctctttatattatattttaaaatttttctcttgtttttttaatttattatttttattagaagcCTCCAACAAGTTGGTATATAATTAACTTTAGGGTGCCCTGTTTTCTTCCGCATGCACGATGAACAAAACAGAGGATATTAGAGAGTTGAAAGTTTAGGGAAGTAAGAAACAATTCTTGTTACTTTAGTTTAATAAAACAGGGCACTCTAAAGTTTTGATGGTTCCATTGGCaagaaattaggaaacaaacaaagaaaacaagaacATGGGGGGCAACCGTAACGTGGAAAGACAAAAGTCTTCTAACAGCAACAAATCACTAGAAGATGCATGGAAACAGAGGTCTAACAATGCATGTGTGGTCAAAGAAGTAGAAATCACAATGCTAGGATTTCAGACACCATGCCTGATTGGTTTTAGCAGTTGAATTCGGAAGTACATGAACTAGAAGTTGATCATGCTAACATAAGTGCAGGGTGGCAATTAACTCATTATTAAGGTTCAAATAAGCGTGGTTCAACTGTCAATTTCAGCTCAAACTGCTTCGGTGGACCATGTCCTCTTTGAAAAATGATTGATTTTCTGGGCCAGTTCCTAATGGATTTGGCGAAATGATGCCATTGTTATCAATGTTAGACATCGCTTGGAACTCTTTAAAATGGAAGCATTCCATTTGTTCAGAAGTAGCCTAAATCAGTTGCCAACCTTGATTATCTCCAACAATGAATTCTATTTAGCAATGAAGTGTATTTTAATCTCAACTATAAAGCAGAGGAAAAGTATAGATGTGACTAGTTGC
This genomic interval carries:
- the LOC132799459 gene encoding receptor-like protein EIX2 is translated as MHGGDVEAAGCHEDERKALLEFKHGLIDPSGRLSSWVGEDCCKWKGVSCHNRTGRVVHLKLRNPCSNCEWFDDMLGGNKISPSLLVLKDLNYLDLSGNFFFGTEIPAFLGSLRKLRYLNLSNSFFVGPIPPNFGNLSWLTHLDLSAFDDKPVIMGNPHHLEWLSRLSFLKYLNLGGLGFSYEYKAMIQTLNSLPSLEELHLHNCGLSSADLNISFVNFTSLRVLDLSNNDLNCTLPHWVFNLKNLVHLDLSGSSLCGQFPDGIVLSACSNNSLETLDLGSNAFMGNLPDTLGYVKSLKVLQLQNNSFRGSIPESIGNLTSVEQVFRCRNEKSFIPESIGQLSKLVVLDISNNPWEGVITEAHLMNLSRLEEFSLGNELHSISVVFNISSNWIPPFKLRHLIIKSCQLGPKFPTWLQNQNQLITLVLKNASIFDTIPHWFFQLYLQLQTLDFVHNNISGRAPNKLRFFPGSTMDLGSNQFDGPLTLFSSNISTLSLNNNMLSGSIPSDIGKAMPMLTYLDISWNSLNGGIPFSIGNLTELTSFIISNNHLSGEVPDVWKHKLPLIVLDASNNMLSGTIPKSISFLQMLTFLLLSNNNFSGEFPSCLHNCSSHVSLDLGDNKFSGKLRPLIGENMVGLMNLRLTSNFFSGNIPTEFCDLTSLHILDLSRNNLSGHIPHCLGNFGEMRSDDIYFVGSSTLALTNGSFKIMAKGRELEYKYPKLYLINSIDLSDNNLSGEIPVQLTSLIGLQTLNLSANRLTGKIPANIGNLTTLETLDLSRNKLFGPIPVSMISLTFLNHLNLSCNNLTGKIPTANQFLTFDDPSIYQGNAGLCGKPLDNVCLGSSQFGTPRGEKEEEDGDVGDKTEKVGLYISIALGFIVGFWSVFGSLIINRSWRYTYFGFVQRVNDTCFVLFHRMFRGRNVAD